The uncultured Desulfuromonas sp. genome contains the following window.
GACCGAGCAACGTGGCCAGAACCAGACGCGACTTTTCCCCACCGGATAACTTATCCACACGTTTATCCACATCATCGCCTTGAAACAGAAACGCCGCACACAGGTTGCGCAGTACGCCGAGGGTCAGCTGGGGCAGGGCGTCCTGCACGGTTTCAAACACGGTCTTGTTCGGATCGAGCAGTTCCATGGAGTGCTGACTGAAGTAGCCGCTGTGGATATTGGCGCCGATGGTCACGTCACCTGTCGTCGGTTCGGTGTCGCCGTGAAGCAGCTTGAGGAAGGTGGACTTACCGGCGCCGTTCACCCCGACTACGGCGATTTTTTCACCGCGACGCACCAGGCCGCTGACATTGCTGAGCACCTGTTTTTCGTCGCCTTCCGGCTGGGGCCAGGTTTTTCCGAGAACGTTGAAGGCTAACACGTCGTCGCCGCTGCGCGGTGGCTCGGCGAATTCAAAGTGAATCCGCTTCTGTTCCGGCGGCAGCTCGATCCGTTCGATCTTTTCCAGTTTTTTGACCCGCGACTGCACTTGGGCAGCGTGAGAGGCACGGGCGGCAAAGCGGGCAATGAACTCTTCCTCTTTGGCGAGCATCTCCTGCTGGCGGCGGTGGCTGGCCAGCAGTTGCTCACGGCGGATTTCCCGCTCGGTCAGGTAAAAGTCGTAGTTGCCACTGTAGGTGGTGATGGTGCCGTTGCCGACCTCGATAATCCGACTGACCAGTCGATTCATAAAATCGCGGTCGTGGCTGGTCATGACCACGGCACCTGTGTAGTCGTCCATCAACCAGTTTTCCAGCCAGATGATCGATTCCATGTCGAGGTGGTTGGTGGGCTCGTCGAGCAACAGCACGTCGGGATTGAGAGTGAGGATGCGCGCCAGGGCAATACGCATTTTCCAGCCGCCGCTGAACTGTTCGACGGGCCGGGCATGATCCTGCGGGGCAATGCCGAGGCCGGTGAGTACGGCTTGGGCGCGTGATTCCAAATCGTAACCGCCGCGATGCTCAAACTCCTGCTGGACCTCGCCGTACTGTTCGAGCAGCGTGGCCATTTCATCATCGTCCAGCGGCTCGCACATGCGTGCCTCCATCTTTTTGAGACGCTCGCCGAGGGCTACGGTGGCTTCGGAGGCAGCGACCACCTCTTCAAGGGCCGAGCGACCGGACATGTCGCCGACATCCTGGGAAAAATAGCCGATGACGGTTTTTTTGTTGCAGGTGATGTCACCATTGTCCAACGCCTCTTCACCGGTGATCAGGCGAAAGATGGTGGATTTCCCGGCGCCGTTGGGGCCGACCAAGCCAGTGCGGCTACCCGCCGGGATCTGCAGACTGGCATGTTTGAACAGAACACGATTG
Protein-coding sequences here:
- a CDS encoding ABC-F family ATP-binding cassette domain-containing protein, which translates into the protein MIHLTDITKQHGNRVLFKHASLQIPAGSRTGLVGPNGAGKSTIFRLITGEEALDNGDITCNKKTVIGYFSQDVGDMSGRSALEEVVAASEATVALGERLKKMEARMCEPLDDDEMATLLEQYGEVQQEFEHRGGYDLESRAQAVLTGLGIAPQDHARPVEQFSGGWKMRIALARILTLNPDVLLLDEPTNHLDMESIIWLENWLMDDYTGAVVMTSHDRDFMNRLVSRIIEVGNGTITTYSGNYDFYLTEREIRREQLLASHRRQQEMLAKEEEFIARFAARASHAAQVQSRVKKLEKIERIELPPEQKRIHFEFAEPPRSGDDVLAFNVLGKTWPQPEGDEKQVLSNVSGLVRRGEKIAVVGVNGAGKSTFLKLLHGDTEPTTGDVTIGANIHSGYFSQHSMELLDPNKTVFETVQDALPQLTLGVLRNLCAAFLFQGDDVDKRVDKLSGGEKSRLVLATLLGRPLNLLILDEPTNHLDIQSREVLLEALQGFQGTLLLVSHDRHFLRSLVNRVFEIRHGGMTAYEGDYEYYLDKTGHDHRAL